Below is a window of Lepisosteus oculatus isolate fLepOcu1 chromosome 8, fLepOcu1.hap2, whole genome shotgun sequence DNA.
tggttgcatcatccaggtgtggatgcacattggtggtggtggagggggtgtccctattacctgtaaagagcttggagtggagtgtccagtgatCTGCCTATGTGCTATGCGGCTCATCAAATATTAAAGTTtgacacaaaaaataaagtttatatcTATATAAAGTACACAGTTGAAAGTGCGGTTGctgttaatttttattaaaacatattttctacCTATAAGTGAAGCAATTAAACAGCACTGAGCTATGCTGTAATACTATGACCAGTGAGGCTTGGGCAGTTCTTAAAGCATTATGGAGTGTTTGTTGCAATGGATTGCCAGTTAAAATATGCCTGTTTATCaggaaacattacattacagcaggaaaaaaatgatattcCAGTCTGGATACAAAAGAGTTAAGGCCTCATTTAAAAAACCATTGTGCTTTCTACTGTAATTATCTGCTGAGGTTTGCAGTCTgtcctaaaatgttttaatctttCCATTTAATTAATTGACCTTTATGAATCCATTTACTTTTTTCagcatattaataaaaatggtgGTATCTCATTGCAAACAAAGTTCATGCAAGTAATTTGAATGGAAAAGAAATCTCCCTGCTGTTTCTCTATAATTGAAAGGGCTATCAGATAGCACAGTGCTGAACACAGTTCTTCACAGACATGTAAACCTTTTAGATGTTGTAATGTCATGAAGGGCTAAATCTTTGCAAGTTAATTCTTTACTTATTCTTTAAATACTCTGTTGGGCTGCATGGACTAGCTGCACTTCATGCATGCCATCaggagaactttttttttcccctttcacaATGGTCtcaaacattttctattttaatggaTAATTAAATAAGGTGCTAATTAAGTTTTCAAAAAACATCTGTAGTTTGCCTATCTAAATTTCAAGATGATACACTACAAAGGGATCTACTTGGAGGAAATCCTGTTCCTTTCTCTCTTGTTGGGGAAAGTCCAGAGGTTCTGTcgttttgggaaacaaatgctTTCCTTTATTTGAGAACAATTGAGTGTGTCCTGTTTTCCACAGCTACTGGGAGGTTCCACGCCAGCCAACAAAATGATAGTGTAGCATGCTAAGGATAATTTCTCTCACTCAAAGTAACCTACACTGGATTGCACCTGGCCAGTTCAACTCTACTGTTGGTCTCAGTTGTGTTTTGGCTAGGCTACATTCTAGCAAGTCATTTCAGAACTTGAGCGAATGCGGTTACCATTCAAGCCTTGTTTGCCAGTGTTGTACGTAGATGACTCAGATTAAATGAGCATATCACAAAACAGGATTCATACTACTTTCCTATTGTTTGTATGTTCAGCTCTTTTGTACATacctgtttaattatttttttcatctttctgtTTCTTAGGTGACTCTTTTACCCAGTTTagattttctgaagaaaaagaatGGGAGGTTGATGCTTTAGCTAACAATCAGGTAAATTGCTTTCACTGTGTCCTTTTTTCTATTATGCACACATATCAGAAAATATCAGAAATCTGCTCATCAGCAGCTTCTCATGCAGTGGAAGCATCTCATAAAATTGTCTGCAGTAATAACCTATCTGCTCTAATGATTTTCAGCGGTACCAGAAACAAATTTACAAAACTGTCTTCtgagttcatatacagtagtgatAGAGTGCTATTGAAAGAACTATGTTATaattttatatgtactgtagcagctgctgctgctttgcTGCTTTAATGCACTTTGCACactaaaaaacatctttaaatccgTGTTTTTTAAATCCAAGTCAAAAGAGATTTATGGACTTGTTGCATGTTGTAGTATTAAATAATTATGACCCCTTAATTAAGATTAATTGTTTTCTGTAAGTTATATTGAGTTAATTAACTCATTTTGTTTGATCaaaagccatatactgtatacaaagctgtgttttttttcatggaaTGTTAGTTAATAAACTTATGGATCATTATAAGGAAACAATATGTTACTTGATTACTATGATACTTAGTGGTatgaaataaactttgatttcattttgaaatcttTTATACACAGATTCTATCAAAACCTTTAGAAATGTTTCATGCTAAGAAAAACAACTGCAGTGTTGTCGTTTCCTCTTCAGTAGTGAGTTAAACAGTTTATTAGAATGTCTCATATCCATCTTTTTATTGCAAGGCATTTCTTTGATTGACTCTGGGGCTCAGGGAAATCTAATGTGTGTGGAGGATTCATTTCACAGCTTGCTTCTGGAAGTGGAAAGAAAATATGACAGTggcttttgaaaaagaaataattctGCATAGTTTACTTATGTAGACATCCATATTTGCACATCAGTATGGTATGGCTACTTTTTTGACTGATTAAGGGAAGACTATTGATTTCTGACTCGGAAACAATGTTTTAATGCACTTTTGCAGTCATGCGCACAatttatgtaataaatatttcctATATAGGTTGAATGAAAGTATCTGTCATTTTACAATCTTTTCTTCCTATCTATCAAAATATATAGATTGTATGCTAAGTAAAAGGAACAGCAGCATATTTGAATAATGATTGGGACTAGCAGTTTATATTCTGTGATACATCTTTCACATTTATGCATCAGTAACTTACATCCCTGTATGGATGCTACTCtatgagagagagagtgctTTACAGGAGGAAAGACTTACCTGTCAATATTGCATGTTTATCCATCCTCTCTACACTGCAGATGTCAGCTTTCTTTGTGGACTCGCAGTTATTAGCCCAGTCACTTCAAGCTCTTCCTCTTCATGTAAGGCTAAATGTGGAAGCAGAATTGGTCCAGGTatgcaacatttttttcaagtaCTGTTTTTATCTCTCCACTTTATCCATCCTGAAATCGATGTATTACTTTACTAATTATGTCAAAGCTTACCAATAGATTTTGGTCAATCAGGAGTTCAGTTCCTTATGGAGAATCCTCTATCAAACAACAGATTCTTTTTTACTCTAATTCACAGTAAATTTGAATAAAGCCATGTGCTCCAATACAATCTGTCAATATTTCCTTCTATTAATAAGATTAATAGTCTTAATGTAAGTAACCCATCTCCTAAAGGTAAAGGTCAATAATTGAAATTGGGTTTTTAACATTCCACCATTGTCCATCATATATttcagttatactgtatgttaatatgACTAATAGATCAACATCTTTTTTATTTGATGAAAACTATGCTTATTTTTTCCATACTTAAACCTTTACATTTCTCCATGTTACCTTTCCTAGAAGTTGAATTGTTTTGCTGGTACACTGATGGTGATATAAGATTTAGTGAAGACCCATAGAATCTGTTGTGTTctgattgaatttttttttcatgagaaACCTAACATTTCAGTCTACCGTAGGGCATGCGGGTCAGAATACTGTTCTCCTAGTAATTGATACCGTTATATTCCAGAAGGCACTAAAATTTAGATTGCTCAGAGAGAAAAGCACTCACTCTGCTTTATCCTAGATGTGCTTTGAAGTGTGTAAATGTCACTTTGTTGTCAACTGTATTTGTGAAAAACAGGTACCAGCATGCTGTGATGATTACATACAAGAAGTTCACATCTGAGGGCAGCCTCAATTAGCTGCCATCCATTGACAATTCAGTACCAACAACTGAGGCTATCTGAACAATAGATGCAGCTACATATTGGTGGCATTTGTAGATATTCAATCCCTCATGATCTGCTGCGCTTCTGTTCCCAAGAAGTTGAGTTATATGCAGTAAAACCCCAATATTCACAaggaaatcctttctgacacaAAGAGATATGGCTATCTGGAACATGCATCCCAGTGAAGTAGTTGAGGttacactttaaagaaaaaaactggaTGCTCTTTTAGTTTCATGAGGTTACTAAAttgccaaaaaaacaaaacagttggctgaatggcctcctcttattCATACCATTTCTTAATCTCTGTTGTAACTATTCTAATATAGTTCTTCTCCtgaagttttctttttgtaaacaCATGGATTAAGACCTCTTGTCCACTGTTCTGAGAATATGTTGTTGTTTCGTTTTAGGTATCTGCTCCGGCAGAGCTCCCCGTGATAATCATGAAGAACAAACAGGACTTCAGCCTCACTGGTCAGTTTGGAGTTCCCACTGCCATAAAGCCAGCACCCACGTGTGCTTCCTCTGCAAACACTCCTGTACCCCTCTCTGAGTCTGTGGATGGGAAGCCTCTGAGAGCCATAGCCCCACAGATGTCTGTTAGCGCAGCCCAGCCCCCAGCAGATGACCTGGACGAGGAACTCGACCTGCTACTTAGTCTAGATCCTCATGTTCCAGCTGCTATTGATAGCGTTCCTTCACAAACTAATGACCTGAATAAGGACGAAATGAAAGCACCTTCCCCAGTTATAAGTAAGTATTTGTTGTGATCCTATGCACAAGTTTTGCttgtgtatatttttaatataatgtagACAGTATTTTGCTGTCTCACATTTTTACTGCGTAACATTTGCCGTATTTGATGGAGGTACTGCACACAATTTTTGGTTCAGAACCTACTAAAGCATTTCTGGTGATATAGCTCTGTTTGTACACCAAGAAACATGAAATAATATAGgccactttaaagaaaacacattggAAGTTAGACATAAGATTTTAGTTTCCTGAAGAAATGTAGTTCCACAGCTCTTCTAGTTATCAAGACAGCTGAGTTTGTAGGCCTTGAAGTCCGTAGCACCAAATCAATTGTTGTTACAGAGGCCAATGAATATGTACGTTTCAGATGttgtgaaaaaaatctttgaaagTGGGCCGATCACAAGCAATGTAGATTGCTTGTAAAGGACCACTTTAAAATGATATCGGCCATTAAACTAGGAACTGGATTCTGTTGCTGTATGCTGTAGCTAAGTGATTATGAACTGCATTTTTAGTAATCATTCTGGGTAATCACCATAAAATCCTCCCCACTCATCAGTGTTGATGGGCTTGCAGACAGTGCCTTATAGTCTGGTGAACAAGGTAATCATGCTGTTGTCTGGAGGCTAGACTGCAATTATTCAACAAAACAGCAGTTTGTCTCACTTCAGAGTCAAGGCATCAAGGATAGCAGGTGCTTCAAATCTGAAGGtttaaaaatccattttaaGGAGAATTTCTGTGTTGCTTTACACTCCCTGCTGGAACTCCCACATTCCtgacacacaaaataaataggCTGTTacagtttaaatatatatataaatgaatgtgttCCCCTGCAGCATCTGATGGAGTCAAAGAAGAACAAGAGCGCTCTCCTGAAGCAACAGTTTTGAAAAAGGAAATCACAGAAGATGATCTGGAAGACTGGTTAGATAGTATGATTTCCTGATTTCTCTTGAGTCCCTACAGGGTTCAGAGGTCTTGGATGTATTTCCTATTTTAGTTACAAAAACTGCCTGCCagctttaaacattaaaataaaactccaTTTTCCATTTCCTTCCTCACTCATTATATTGAGGAAGAAATTAAGGTTAGCTGTAAACGCATTGCCTTAATGCATGTTGACCTCTGCAAGCACTTAAATGTTTACTTGGAACACAGGTTAACAGGTAAAGTACCTGTTAAATTAATGTCAATAGACCATTAAGGGGATTTGtgtaatttaatttctgttttgaaCTTGGGAAGAGTAGTGACTTGCCTGGAAATTCAGAAATAACCCAGTTTGGTAATCATTTCTATGACATATTTAAGAAGCTTACACAGCTGTATCAACTGTTTTTGTGTCAGTCTGTAACTTGATCTGTCTGAAACAATATTTGTTGATAATAACAATTTAATCCCTGATATGTCACGGTCTCATCATTTGGCCTTctggcaaatgtttttttttatatggaagTACGCATATGACTTGCATGTGAGTATACACTACATTATATATTCTATAGACAAAATATAAGAAATCAGTTTAAGTGCTACCTAAGCAATACACAAAAGCAATAAGTACTAACTGCTGAATTAATCAATGATTGACTACACCCTCACCCATACTCTCCTTTCATAATTCCACTTAAATAGGCTTGCAAAGATGAGTGGCATTAATATCATGCCATAATGGTTTACAATGCCTCCAGGAACTCAGCAGCTGTAAATGGAATTGCTTCTGATGAAGCCTATTAAAAAGAAAGTGGGACCTGTGATAAGCTTCTGCATTTCATTTGTAAAATGAGACAGGGCATTACATCTTTCAGACTGAACAATCCCAAAGAACTGAAAAATAAGGGCTATAAAAGTGTTCtgcttttctaaatgaaaagaaGTCTTGCTCTTGACGTG
It encodes the following:
- the aven gene encoding cell death regulator Aven isoform X2, translating into MEQRSRHRGGGGWRRGGHSGGGSESGTGTPTEHRGRGRGGPHRGRGRRDHHRGRGRSGPPRCDRAEDEVDNKEDHEEDGPDIFSRRKLESNWDRYEAAEKEELCEGNQTKRGEDFHVLLSSAGDSFTQFRFSEEKEWEVDALANNQMSAFFVDSQLLAQSLQALPLHVRLNVEAELVQVSAPAELPVIIMKNKQDFSLTGQFGVPTAIKPAPTCASSANTPVPLSESVDGKPLRAIAPQMSVSAAQPPADDLDEELDLLLSLDPHVPAAIDSVPSQTNDLNKDEMKAPSPVITSDGVKEEQERSPEATVLKKEITEDDLEDWLDSMIS
- the aven gene encoding cell death regulator Aven isoform X1 encodes the protein MEQRSRHRGGGGWRRGGHSGGGSESGTGTPTEHRGRGRGGPHRGRGRRDHHRGRGRSGPPRCDRYKFSEGKTRTGPQNAEDEVDNKEDHEEDGPDIFSRRKLESNWDRYEAAEKEELCEGNQTKRGEDFHVLLSSAGDSFTQFRFSEEKEWEVDALANNQMSAFFVDSQLLAQSLQALPLHVRLNVEAELVQVSAPAELPVIIMKNKQDFSLTGQFGVPTAIKPAPTCASSANTPVPLSESVDGKPLRAIAPQMSVSAAQPPADDLDEELDLLLSLDPHVPAAIDSVPSQTNDLNKDEMKAPSPVITSDGVKEEQERSPEATVLKKEITEDDLEDWLDSMIS